In the Setaria italica strain Yugu1 chromosome VI, Setaria_italica_v2.0, whole genome shotgun sequence genome, one interval contains:
- the LOC101782198 gene encoding temperature-induced lipocalin-1 → MAMRVVRDLDLERYAGRWYEIACFPSTFQPKTGTNTRATYTLNPDGTVKVLNETWTDGRRGHIEGTAWRADPASDEAKLKVRFYVPPFLPIIPVTGDYWVLHIDGDYQYALVGQPSRKYLWILCRQPHMDEAVYNELVERAKEEGYDVSKLRKTAHPDPPPESEESPRDGGMWWIKSIFGK, encoded by the exons atggccatgcGGGTGGTGCGGGACCTGGACCTGGAGCGGTACGCGGGGCGGTGGTACGAGATCGCGTGCTTCCCGTCCACGTTCCAGCCCAAGACGGGCACCAACACGCGCGCCACCTACACGCTCAACCCGGACGGCACCGTCAAGGTGCTCAACGAGACGTGGaccgacggccgccgcggccacatCGAGGGCACCGCCTGGCGCGCCGACCCGGCCAGCGACGAGGCCAAGCTCAAGGTCCGCTTCTACGTGCCGCCCTTCCTCCCCATCATCCCCGTCACCGGCGACTACTGGGTGCTCCACATCGACGGCGACTACCAGTACGCGCTCGTCGGACAGCCTTCCAGGAAGTACCTCTGG ATCCTGTGCAGGCAGCCGCACATGGACGAGGCCGTGTACAACGAGCTGGTGGAGCGGGCCAAGGAGGAAGGATACGACGTGTCCAAGCTCCGCAAGACGGCGCACCCCGACCCGCCGCCGGAGAGCGAGGAGAGCCCCAGGGACGGCGGGATGTGGTGGATCAAGTCCATCTTTGGCAAGTAG